In Pleurodeles waltl isolate 20211129_DDA chromosome 5, aPleWal1.hap1.20221129, whole genome shotgun sequence, one genomic interval encodes:
- the LOC138296064 gene encoding E3 ubiquitin-protein ligase RNF146-like isoform X1: MGTCRMAGCGDIDHSVNTLPTSKKLEPCSNAAAAPTVPECAICLQTCVHPVSLPCKHVFCYLCVKGASWLGKRCALCRQEIPEDFLDKPILLSPEELKAASRGNGEHAWYYEGRNGWWQYDERTSRELEDAFTKGKKNTEMLIAGFLYVADLENMVQFRRNEQGRRRKIKRDITDIPKKGVAGLWLDCAPASFSLSRESSADGADNNVVQGATSVQPANLAFTTGSLASLTGQATSLLVQPVDDSTSVETSFALLQINGERPINWSHRVEDEEDRVGSSGRVASSDVYIEEIESDASSDSENVSAEPQNHLPSAQQRLLNLNAGSNVEDRSGTGSGHTRANMASRNPNGE, from the exons ATGGGAACGTGCAG gaTGGCTGGCTGCGGAGACATTGATCATTCAGTTAATACGCTTCCCACAAGCAAGAAACTTGAGCCATGTTCAAATGCAGCTGCTGCTCCGACTGTTCCTGAATGTGCCATTTGCCTTCAGACATGTGTGCACCCAGTCAGTTTGCCATGCAAGCATGTCTTTTGCTACCTGTGTGTGAAGGGAGCTTCCTGGCTTGGAAAGCGATGTGCCCTATGCCGCCAAGAGATTCCTGAGGACTTCCTTGACAAACCAATCTTATTATCTCCAGAGGAACTGAAAGCAGCAAGCAGAGGGAATGGAGAGCACGCATGGTATTACGAGGGCAGGAATGGATGGTGGCAGTATGATGAGCGCACAAGCCGAGAGCTTGAAGATGCCTTTACGAAAGGCAAGAAGAACACAGAAATGTTAATTGCTGGGTTTTTGTATGTAGCAGATCTAGAAAACATGGTACAGTTCCGGCGCAATGAGCAGGGTAGGCGACGCAAAATCAAGAGGGACATCACAGACATTCCTAAAAAGGGCGTTGCTGGCCTCTGGTTAGATTGCGCTCCTGCATCTTTCAGTTTATCTAGAGAAAGTTCAGCTGATGGAGCAGACAATAATGTTGTACAGGGAGCTACATCAGTTCAGCCAGCaaatcttgcattcactactgggTCCCTTGCCTCGCTCACCGGACAGGCCACAAGCCTGTTGGTGCAACCTGTAGATGATAGCACTTCCGTAGAGACCTCTTTTGCCCTCTTGCAAATAAATGGAGAGAGACCTATCAACTGGAGTCATAGGGTAGAAGATGAAGAGGACAGAGTTGGGTCTTCTGGCAGGGTGGCATCCTCTGATGTTTATATAGAAGAAATTGAATCTGATGCTAGCAGCGATAGTGAGAATGTATCTGCTGAACCCCAGAATCACTTGCCATCAGCGCAACAGAGACTGTTAAATTTAAATGCAGGTAGCAATGTGGAAGATAGAAGTGgaactggcagtgggcacacaaggGCTAACATGGCCTCAAGAAACCCCAATGGAGAGTGA
- the LOC138296064 gene encoding E3 ubiquitin-protein ligase RNF146-like isoform X2, which translates to MAGCGDIDHSVNTLPTSKKLEPCSNAAAAPTVPECAICLQTCVHPVSLPCKHVFCYLCVKGASWLGKRCALCRQEIPEDFLDKPILLSPEELKAASRGNGEHAWYYEGRNGWWQYDERTSRELEDAFTKGKKNTEMLIAGFLYVADLENMVQFRRNEQGRRRKIKRDITDIPKKGVAGLWLDCAPASFSLSRESSADGADNNVVQGATSVQPANLAFTTGSLASLTGQATSLLVQPVDDSTSVETSFALLQINGERPINWSHRVEDEEDRVGSSGRVASSDVYIEEIESDASSDSENVSAEPQNHLPSAQQRLLNLNAGSNVEDRSGTGSGHTRANMASRNPNGE; encoded by the coding sequence aTGGCTGGCTGCGGAGACATTGATCATTCAGTTAATACGCTTCCCACAAGCAAGAAACTTGAGCCATGTTCAAATGCAGCTGCTGCTCCGACTGTTCCTGAATGTGCCATTTGCCTTCAGACATGTGTGCACCCAGTCAGTTTGCCATGCAAGCATGTCTTTTGCTACCTGTGTGTGAAGGGAGCTTCCTGGCTTGGAAAGCGATGTGCCCTATGCCGCCAAGAGATTCCTGAGGACTTCCTTGACAAACCAATCTTATTATCTCCAGAGGAACTGAAAGCAGCAAGCAGAGGGAATGGAGAGCACGCATGGTATTACGAGGGCAGGAATGGATGGTGGCAGTATGATGAGCGCACAAGCCGAGAGCTTGAAGATGCCTTTACGAAAGGCAAGAAGAACACAGAAATGTTAATTGCTGGGTTTTTGTATGTAGCAGATCTAGAAAACATGGTACAGTTCCGGCGCAATGAGCAGGGTAGGCGACGCAAAATCAAGAGGGACATCACAGACATTCCTAAAAAGGGCGTTGCTGGCCTCTGGTTAGATTGCGCTCCTGCATCTTTCAGTTTATCTAGAGAAAGTTCAGCTGATGGAGCAGACAATAATGTTGTACAGGGAGCTACATCAGTTCAGCCAGCaaatcttgcattcactactgggTCCCTTGCCTCGCTCACCGGACAGGCCACAAGCCTGTTGGTGCAACCTGTAGATGATAGCACTTCCGTAGAGACCTCTTTTGCCCTCTTGCAAATAAATGGAGAGAGACCTATCAACTGGAGTCATAGGGTAGAAGATGAAGAGGACAGAGTTGGGTCTTCTGGCAGGGTGGCATCCTCTGATGTTTATATAGAAGAAATTGAATCTGATGCTAGCAGCGATAGTGAGAATGTATCTGCTGAACCCCAGAATCACTTGCCATCAGCGCAACAGAGACTGTTAAATTTAAATGCAGGTAGCAATGTGGAAGATAGAAGTGgaactggcagtgggcacacaaggGCTAACATGGCCTCAAGAAACCCCAATGGAGAGTGA